Proteins encoded by one window of Streptomyces uncialis:
- a CDS encoding ABC transporter ATP-binding protein, whose amino-acid sequence MTGAQSGAARTGGRRVPPPRPAPGLELPPARVPAGPADGDDITDGLKTPYWSVHDGASAKASVGEILGRLPQILRQVGTLAWRADRRNTLLVVVLQLASAAMAAFGLVASVGVLRELFGTGPTPDRVRAALPQLLLVVGLLSLRALLEAGVAAAEAKLTPKIRVALESEFYDLAARVRLEAVEDPDWHDTVHRASDKGLYYARQIVGNVVALAAAALDIIGTASVLTVLHPLLILMLPLSVLPVGAAAVRAARDRFHSHMRWNAMQRRLRVFTWLLLDQDSAAELRSTASQGALLSEYRRIAERIATEETRLGVSAARINLAGRAVGGLGAGLTYAALCLMLLDGWIPLAVGAGAVLALQTGRTSLTTFVNLAHLVFENALWVSDLLTVQSHCRTRLPRTGGLPAPEAVKEIRLDEVTFSYPGKDAPALDGVTLTLKAGETVAFVGVNGSGKSTCSKLIAGLYDPTAGTVSWNGADAQHLDPVSLQRRVSMVLQQPAHFPFTALANITVSRGSITDADPEAAHRAATASGADQVIAALPDAWTTLLSKRFRGGQQLSAGQWAKIAVARGFYKQASVLLLDEPTASMDPRAEHAVYQAVLQGPRLPGQITVLISHRLASVRGCDTIYVFDSGRITESGTHQELMDLDASYAAMFRLQASGYRTADSGPDAPSDRARLPG is encoded by the coding sequence ATGACCGGGGCGCAGAGCGGGGCCGCCCGTACCGGAGGGCGGCGCGTCCCGCCGCCCCGCCCGGCGCCCGGGCTGGAGCTCCCGCCGGCGCGGGTGCCGGCCGGGCCCGCCGACGGCGACGACATCACCGACGGACTGAAGACGCCGTACTGGTCAGTGCACGACGGGGCTTCGGCGAAGGCGAGTGTCGGGGAGATTCTCGGCCGGCTGCCGCAGATCCTCCGGCAGGTCGGGACGCTGGCCTGGCGGGCCGATCGCCGCAACACCTTGCTGGTGGTCGTCCTCCAGCTCGCGTCGGCGGCGATGGCCGCCTTCGGTCTGGTCGCCTCGGTCGGTGTCCTGCGTGAACTGTTCGGGACCGGTCCGACCCCCGACAGGGTTCGTGCCGCGCTCCCCCAACTGCTCCTCGTCGTCGGTCTGCTGTCGCTGCGGGCACTGCTGGAGGCCGGGGTCGCCGCCGCCGAGGCGAAGCTCACACCGAAGATCCGGGTCGCGCTGGAGTCCGAGTTCTACGACCTGGCCGCGCGGGTGCGGCTGGAGGCGGTCGAGGACCCCGACTGGCACGACACGGTCCACCGCGCCTCCGACAAGGGCTTGTACTACGCCCGGCAGATCGTCGGCAACGTCGTCGCGCTCGCCGCCGCGGCCCTGGACATCATCGGCACCGCGAGCGTCCTCACCGTGCTCCATCCGCTGCTGATCCTGATGCTGCCGCTGTCCGTCCTGCCGGTCGGGGCCGCCGCCGTACGCGCCGCCCGGGACCGCTTCCACTCCCATATGCGGTGGAACGCGATGCAACGCCGGCTGCGGGTGTTCACCTGGCTGCTGCTCGACCAGGATTCCGCGGCCGAGTTGCGCTCGACCGCTTCCCAGGGCGCGCTGCTGTCCGAGTACCGGCGGATCGCCGAGCGGATCGCCACCGAGGAGACGAGGCTGGGTGTGAGCGCGGCCCGGATCAACCTCGCCGGACGAGCCGTCGGCGGCCTGGGTGCCGGGCTCACCTACGCGGCGCTGTGCCTGATGCTGCTGGACGGCTGGATTCCGCTCGCCGTCGGTGCCGGGGCCGTCCTGGCTCTCCAGACCGGCCGTACGTCACTGACCACGTTCGTCAACCTCGCTCATCTTGTGTTCGAGAACGCCCTATGGGTCTCGGACCTGTTGACGGTGCAATCCCATTGCCGCACCCGTCTGCCCCGCACCGGCGGCCTGCCTGCCCCCGAGGCGGTGAAGGAGATCCGGCTCGACGAGGTCACCTTCAGCTACCCGGGCAAGGACGCCCCCGCGCTCGACGGTGTGACCCTGACCCTGAAGGCCGGGGAGACCGTCGCGTTCGTCGGCGTCAACGGCTCCGGCAAGAGCACCTGTTCCAAACTCATCGCCGGCCTGTACGACCCGACCGCCGGAACCGTTTCCTGGAACGGCGCCGACGCACAGCACCTCGACCCCGTCTCCCTTCAGCGGCGGGTCTCCATGGTCCTCCAGCAACCCGCCCACTTCCCCTTCACCGCACTGGCGAACATCACCGTCTCCCGCGGCTCCATCACCGACGCGGACCCCGAAGCCGCCCACCGCGCGGCCACCGCCTCCGGCGCCGACCAGGTCATCGCCGCCCTCCCCGACGCGTGGACCACGCTGCTGTCCAAACGCTTCCGCGGCGGACAGCAGCTCTCCGCAGGACAGTGGGCGAAGATCGCGGTGGCCCGCGGCTTCTACAAGCAGGCGTCCGTCCTCCTCCTCGACGAACCGACGGCCAGCATGGACCCGCGCGCCGAACACGCCGTCTATCAGGCGGTCCTCCAAGGACCCCGGCTCCCCGGGCAGATCACCGTTCTCATCTCGCACCGCCTCGCCTCGGTGCGAGGCTGCGACACGATCTATGTCTTCGACAGCGGGAGGATCACGGAATCCGGTACGCACCAGGAGCTCATGGACCTCGACGCGTCGTACGCCGCCATGTTCCGCCTACAGGCGTCCGGATACCGCACCGCTGACTCCGGCCCGGACGCACCCTCGGACCGGGCTCGGCTGCCTGGATGA
- a CDS encoding RICIN domain-containing protein, whose translation MELTGNLLRLAGAGAAIALSATPLVGAPSAQAAPVVNYQVANGNSRNACLQVVNAHTGTGNVVLATCNRSAKQVWRIGGGIFRNPASNHCLDGNGTDVYTKRCNTDGYQKWKTTSGSPKYINQDRGGKYLHAAGRVGEHVVYKPSSGTSSRWVIGRV comes from the coding sequence ATGGAACTCACGGGCAACCTCCTTCGACTCGCCGGTGCGGGAGCGGCGATCGCGCTCAGCGCGACACCGCTGGTCGGCGCCCCATCGGCGCAGGCGGCACCGGTGGTGAACTACCAGGTGGCCAACGGCAACAGCAGGAACGCCTGCCTTCAGGTGGTCAACGCCCACACAGGCACGGGAAACGTCGTCCTCGCCACCTGCAATCGCAGCGCGAAGCAGGTGTGGCGCATCGGCGGCGGGATCTTCAGGAACCCGGCGTCGAACCACTGCCTCGACGGAAACGGCACGGATGTCTACACGAAGCGGTGCAACACCGACGGGTACCAGAAGTGGAAGACCACGTCCGGCAGTCCGAAGTACATCAACCAGGACCGGGGCGGGAAGTACCTGCACGCGGCCGGGCGCGTTGGGGAGCATGTCGTCTACAAGCCCAGCAGCGGGACGTCGTCCCGCTGGGTGATCGGCCGGGTGTGA
- a CDS encoding tetratricopeptide repeat protein — MKRISKSWRWPLAGLLLTSAGALVVPVGDMLWLHLAVTLSALVLLVRLAHREVPFPLALAQLRLGGDDPALLRARVLSAAHGMQQGRIGLVLTRLRLVLPDLTRVLGPDHPDTLAARSLSLQVRGETGDLPDRLSAMRELIGDMTPVLDPGHPDVLAARYCLAGWLKSDGFTAEAEAAFADVIALGTEQLGPDHNIVLIARSSLTILRYDRTGSDPSAAVEDMITIVAAMERTLGPAHPTAAATRHLLAQWRST; from the coding sequence ATGAAGCGAATCTCGAAGTCGTGGCGCTGGCCCTTGGCCGGACTGTTGCTCACCTCGGCGGGCGCTCTGGTGGTGCCGGTCGGTGACATGCTCTGGCTCCACCTGGCAGTGACGCTGAGCGCGCTCGTACTGCTCGTACGACTGGCGCATCGCGAGGTTCCGTTCCCGCTGGCCCTGGCCCAATTACGGCTCGGCGGCGACGATCCGGCCCTCCTGCGCGCCCGTGTCCTGTCGGCGGCGCACGGTATGCAACAGGGGCGGATCGGCCTTGTGCTGACCCGGCTGCGGTTGGTCCTGCCGGACCTGACCCGCGTACTGGGGCCGGATCACCCCGACACCCTGGCCGCCCGTTCGTTGAGTTTGCAGGTGCGGGGCGAGACGGGTGACCTGCCCGACCGCCTCTCCGCGATGCGGGAACTGATCGGCGACATGACACCAGTCCTCGATCCCGGACACCCCGATGTTCTCGCCGCCCGCTACTGCCTCGCCGGGTGGCTCAAGAGCGACGGCTTCACCGCCGAGGCCGAAGCGGCGTTCGCGGACGTCATCGCCTTGGGCACCGAGCAGCTGGGACCCGATCACAACATCGTCCTGATCGCCCGCAGTTCCCTCACGATCCTGCGCTACGACCGCACCGGCTCCGACCCAAGTGCGGCCGTCGAAGACATGATCACCATCGTCGCCGCGATGGAACGCACCCTCGGCCCCGCCCATCCGACCGCCGCCGCTACCCGGCACCTTCTCGCACAGTGGCGAAGCACCTAG
- a CDS encoding lytic polysaccharide monooxygenase auxiliary activity family 9 protein, with translation MRKKMYAAMLGMATVGAVTLSSGGASSHGYTDQPLSRQKACGNGGIVKGCGSIQYEPQSVEGLKGFPAGGPADGKLCSAGIGGYSALDHPKQPNGTAWPATQLTGGQSYNFRWQFTAAHATADFKYYITKNGWNQNAPLTRAALESTPFLTVPYNGQRPPWTLSHSGQVPSGKTGNHVVLAVWTVADTPNAFYACSDVKF, from the coding sequence ATGCGAAAGAAGATGTACGCGGCCATGCTCGGGATGGCCACCGTCGGAGCTGTCACGCTCTCGTCCGGTGGTGCCAGCAGCCACGGGTACACCGATCAGCCCCTGAGCCGCCAGAAGGCGTGCGGGAACGGCGGCATCGTCAAGGGCTGCGGTTCCATCCAGTACGAGCCGCAGAGCGTCGAGGGCCTCAAGGGCTTCCCGGCCGGCGGCCCGGCCGACGGCAAGCTGTGTTCCGCGGGGATCGGCGGCTACAGCGCCCTCGACCACCCGAAGCAGCCGAACGGCACCGCGTGGCCCGCCACGCAGCTGACCGGCGGCCAGAGCTACAACTTCCGCTGGCAGTTCACGGCCGCGCACGCCACGGCCGACTTCAAGTACTACATCACCAAGAACGGCTGGAACCAGAACGCTCCGCTGACGCGGGCCGCCCTGGAGTCCACCCCGTTCCTGACGGTGCCGTACAACGGTCAGCGCCCGCCGTGGACCCTGTCGCACTCCGGCCAGGTCCCCTCCGGCAAGACCGGGAACCATGTGGTCCTCGCGGTGTGGACGGTCGCCGACACCCCGAACGCCTTCTACGCCTGCTCCGACGTCAAGTTCTGA
- the fabV gene encoding enoyl-[acyl-carrier-protein] reductase FabV, which yields MSERVIAPKNRGFLFLDSHPGGCRQLVDEMWQAVPAPVTGGGDGPVALIIGSSAGYGLAATIAGLARAGVRGIGVCFEKSPARRTGTAGWYRTAATAQLARQHGRDMVFLNGDAFSDAMKEQVAGLLAERFGGRLDFLVYSVAAPRRTDPDTGDVYASVLKPVGSPHTTKTLVFDEHGVPEVKEVTIAPAEGDDIEQTVAVMGGTDWERWVTFLADRSLLADGFTTAALSYIGSPLTAAIYRQGTIGTAKGHLEATARTLDELLGKSLGGRAVTSVNAAAVTQSSTAIPGIALYVGLLRGVLGSAMVAPIHQLVELWDQLTGVRPLDLDAEGRVRLDTWELAPAVQSAVAQRWSTATSETITELADLDWFSEEIRRLYGFSVPGVDYTAAIEIDVPWPTPTV from the coding sequence GTGAGCGAACGCGTCATCGCGCCCAAGAACCGTGGCTTCCTGTTCCTTGACTCCCATCCCGGCGGCTGCCGACAGCTGGTGGACGAGATGTGGCAGGCCGTCCCCGCCCCCGTCACCGGCGGCGGGGACGGACCGGTGGCCCTGATCATCGGCTCGTCCGCCGGGTACGGCCTGGCCGCGACGATCGCGGGCCTGGCCCGGGCCGGCGTCCGCGGCATCGGTGTGTGCTTCGAGAAGTCGCCGGCCCGGCGCACCGGCACGGCCGGCTGGTACCGCACCGCCGCCACCGCCCAGCTCGCCCGACAGCACGGGCGGGACATGGTCTTCCTCAACGGCGACGCGTTCAGCGACGCGATGAAGGAGCAGGTTGCCGGCCTCCTCGCCGAGCGTTTCGGGGGACGGCTCGACTTCCTCGTCTACTCGGTGGCCGCGCCTCGCCGCACCGACCCGGACACCGGCGATGTGTATGCCTCGGTCCTCAAACCGGTCGGCTCGCCGCACACCACCAAGACCCTCGTCTTCGACGAGCACGGCGTCCCGGAGGTGAAGGAGGTCACCATTGCGCCGGCCGAGGGCGACGACATCGAGCAGACCGTGGCGGTGATGGGCGGCACCGACTGGGAACGGTGGGTCACCTTCCTGGCCGACCGGTCCCTGCTCGCCGACGGCTTCACCACCGCCGCCCTGTCCTATATCGGCTCGCCGCTGACCGCGGCGATCTACCGGCAGGGCACCATCGGCACGGCGAAGGGCCACCTCGAAGCCACGGCACGCACGTTGGACGAACTCCTCGGCAAGTCCCTGGGCGGCCGGGCCGTGACCTCGGTCAACGCCGCTGCCGTCACCCAGTCCTCCACCGCCATCCCCGGAATCGCTCTGTACGTCGGGCTGCTGCGCGGTGTCCTCGGCAGTGCCATGGTGGCCCCGATCCATCAACTGGTCGAGCTGTGGGACCAACTGACCGGCGTCCGCCCCCTCGACCTCGACGCCGAGGGCCGCGTCCGCCTCGACACCTGGGAACTCGCCCCCGCCGTACAGAGCGCCGTCGCCCAGCGCTGGTCCACCGCCACCAGCGAAACCATCACCGAACTCGCCGACCTCGACTGGTTCAGCGAAGAGATCCGTCGCCTCTACGGCTTCTCGGTCCCCGGCGTCGACTACACCGCCGCCATCGAGATCGACGTGCCCTGGCCAACTCCCACCGTCTGA
- a CDS encoding DUF6199 family natural product biosynthesis protein: MNIEASIIVASDGSSNPVLIPLLCLFLVMGLVQVLRPQLLWKLNRNFQRGWVKDPDATEPTGKGYAMQRATGAVFLAFVIWMLVQQI, encoded by the coding sequence ATGAACATCGAAGCGTCGATAATTGTGGCCTCTGACGGCAGCAGCAACCCGGTCCTCATCCCGCTCCTGTGCCTCTTCCTCGTCATGGGACTGGTTCAGGTCCTGCGCCCTCAACTGCTCTGGAAGCTGAACAGAAATTTCCAGCGGGGGTGGGTGAAGGACCCGGACGCGACGGAGCCCACCGGCAAGGGGTACGCCATGCAGCGAGCGACCGGGGCGGTCTTCCTGGCGTTCGTCATATGGATGCTGGTGCAGCAGATCTGA
- a CDS encoding SDR family oxidoreductase, whose amino-acid sequence MGEATPELWATAYQVNAVPAVRMIRAFVPGMCQRGWGRVIRIGGGLAVRPKAVQPQYSATLAARHNSAVSLARDLKGSGVTSNLVSPGPVLVVHIRDRLLEVGPSPVVVSAWTRSHRRPGPLEAALRTPAPPPASVTPRCPPRCFATVREGAG is encoded by the coding sequence GTGGGCGAGGCCACGCCGGAGCTGTGGGCCACGGCGTACCAGGTCAATGCGGTCCCGGCGGTCCGGATGATCAGGGCGTTCGTGCCCGGCATGTGCCAACGGGGGTGGGGGCGCGTCATCCGGATCGGCGGAGGGCTGGCCGTGCGGCCCAAGGCGGTCCAGCCGCAGTACTCCGCCACGCTCGCGGCGAGGCACAATTCCGCGGTGTCCCTGGCGCGCGACCTCAAGGGGTCCGGTGTCACCTCGAACCTGGTGTCACCCGGGCCGGTGCTGGTGGTGCACATCCGGGACCGGCTGCTCGAAGTCGGGCCCTCACCCGTCGTCGTGTCGGCGTGGACCCGGTCCCACCGCCGACCAGGCCCCCTCGAAGCAGCGCTGCGAACACCCGCTCCGCCGCCCGCGTCCGTCACGCCCCGCTGTCCGCCTAGGTGCTTCGCCACTGTGCGAGAAGGTGCCGGGTAG
- a CDS encoding SMI1/KNR4 family protein: MTSDVLPAWNAITDWLAVHAPASHTVMRPGATEADIRTAEEEWGVRLPADLVRLLTACDGTVDASALDRDPDEYEPGLFLAQHHLLPLKGIEAVRDSGGSAEQFWGTWIPFAVSDYALTPWSGLAVDADGRLAAFGLADGEPPSAPHDSPGYVSLGEFLDALAQALTEGTGPLMDEATPGLHRGALVWGPLPGDDSPWTAAHPDSGSTV; the protein is encoded by the coding sequence ATGACGAGTGACGTCCTGCCCGCCTGGAACGCCATCACGGACTGGCTGGCGGTCCACGCACCCGCCTCGCACACCGTCATGCGACCAGGCGCGACCGAGGCCGACATCCGTACGGCGGAGGAGGAATGGGGAGTGCGCCTGCCCGCGGACCTGGTGAGGCTGCTGACGGCCTGCGACGGAACGGTCGACGCCTCAGCCCTGGACCGCGACCCGGACGAGTACGAACCGGGCCTTTTCCTCGCCCAGCACCATTTGCTGCCGCTCAAGGGGATAGAAGCGGTCAGGGACAGCGGGGGTAGCGCCGAACAGTTCTGGGGCACCTGGATTCCCTTCGCGGTTTCCGACTACGCCCTCACCCCCTGGAGCGGCCTGGCAGTCGACGCCGACGGTCGGCTCGCGGCCTTCGGCCTGGCCGACGGTGAGCCGCCGTCCGCACCGCACGACTCCCCCGGATACGTATCCCTCGGTGAGTTCCTGGACGCCCTGGCACAGGCCCTCACCGAAGGCACCGGCCCACTGATGGACGAAGCCACTCCGGGCCTTCACCGGGGTGCGCTGGTGTGGGGACCACTGCCGGGGGACGACTCCCCGTGGACGGCGGCGCACCCGGATTCCGGCTCCACGGTCTGA
- a CDS encoding HD domain-containing protein codes for MILPTVDEVRALHERYAPSREALDLVLTHCEIVGDIAAQLGARTALPLDTDLVRIGALLHDIGVYRLYDRAGRLDHRDYIRHGVLGHEILREEGYPEALRRFCSCHTGVGLTRHDIREQKLPIPEADYLAETVEEQLVMYADKFHSKTTPPTFLTADTYAARVERFGADKVHAFGLLRARFGVPDLTSARARYGHAQV; via the coding sequence GTGATTCTGCCGACGGTCGACGAGGTGCGCGCGCTGCACGAGCGGTACGCGCCGTCGCGTGAGGCGCTGGACCTCGTTCTCACCCACTGCGAGATCGTCGGCGACATCGCCGCACAGCTCGGGGCACGGACCGCCCTCCCTCTCGACACCGACCTTGTCCGTATCGGCGCCCTGCTGCACGACATCGGCGTCTACCGGCTCTACGACCGCGCGGGTCGGCTCGATCACCGCGACTACATCCGCCATGGCGTCCTCGGTCACGAGATCCTGCGCGAGGAAGGCTATCCGGAGGCTTTGCGCCGCTTCTGCTCCTGTCACACGGGAGTCGGACTGACCCGGCACGACATCCGCGAACAGAAGCTTCCGATACCCGAGGCCGACTACCTGGCCGAGACCGTCGAAGAGCAACTGGTCATGTACGCGGACAAGTTCCACAGCAAGACGACACCACCCACGTTCCTCACCGCCGACACCTACGCCGCACGGGTGGAGAGGTTCGGCGCGGACAAGGTCCACGCGTTCGGCCTGCTGCGTGCCAGGTTCGGCGTACCCGACCTGACCTCGGCAAGGGCTCGGTACGGGCACGCGCAGGTGTGA
- a CDS encoding SRPBCC family protein: protein MKHFETVTPIAAPPAVVFDLSLDVDLHTASMARSGERIIGGVRTGRMALGDHVTWEARHFGIKWRMTSRISAYEKPGSFVDEQVTGPFRRWHHTHRFVPDGRGGTVMHDEIQFAAPFGLLGAAVETVVLARYMRNLILARNVHVKQRAEESARTS, encoded by the coding sequence ATGAAGCATTTCGAGACCGTCACGCCTATCGCCGCGCCCCCTGCCGTCGTCTTCGACCTGTCGCTGGACGTGGATCTGCACACCGCCTCCATGGCCCGATCCGGCGAGCGGATCATCGGTGGTGTCCGCACCGGACGTATGGCGCTCGGTGACCATGTCACCTGGGAGGCCCGGCACTTCGGCATCAAGTGGCGGATGACCTCGCGTATCAGCGCGTACGAGAAGCCAGGAAGCTTCGTGGACGAGCAGGTGACCGGGCCCTTCCGGCGGTGGCACCACACCCACCGCTTCGTGCCGGACGGACGGGGCGGCACGGTGATGCACGACGAGATCCAGTTCGCCGCGCCGTTCGGCTTGTTGGGCGCGGCTGTGGAGACGGTGGTACTCGCCCGGTACATGCGGAATCTCATTCTGGCGCGCAACGTACATGTGAAGCAGCGCGCGGAGGAGTCGGCCCGGACCTCGTAG
- a CDS encoding AfsR/SARP family transcriptional regulator, which yields MDFRVLGALEVWTGCGRVLLPGARRQRLLAALLLAPNSVVPLSRLVETTWDDEPPATAVKQLRNSVSALRDCLGDTGQGLIRTEEPGYRICVGAERLDSLRFAAGVADSRRHAAEGRLDRATQAIRSALGLWRGPALDGLGTAALTRSAARWDEQRLGALELCARWRTELGEHHEVVDELADLVHDHPLREGLHAQLMTTLDHCGRRADALQVFHRLRTSLAEELGVGPGADVRRLHEQILRGESRPRRDDGARPFGAVPAPRKPFAVASPVPRQLPQTIRDFTGRADHLDALDALLPTAGGQAVVISALDGSGGVGKTTLAVHWAHRVQDRFPDGTLHTNLRGYGPGRPASPDEVLDDFLVALGVHPAAVPAGTGARSGLFRTLAAGRRMLIVLDNANSAEQVRPLLPGAPGCMVLVTSRDSLTGLVVTEAAHRLTLDVLSPAEALSLVVGIIGPTRAQAEPAAVEDLIRLCARLPLALRIAAGRAAAYEQVSVADIVTELAEEDSRLDALSWGQDPYAAVRNVLQWSYEQLTASQAQLFRRLGLHPGPDISTPAAAALAHRPPRETRQLLKSLADAHLIEPSAHDRYRFHDLLRAYADELAGPQDTEDERRHALDAVLTWYTHTAHTADRRLYPTCTRLVTHPAEPAHPHPVADRDHAWAWFTAERANLVAALHHAVDRAMDRYALHLVDALGFLVLMGGWEERIDTATAGLRAARRSGRTEHEANVLLARGEALAHLRHADAEPDLARACALAQDVGNIHVQIAARTELGQLLRRQTRFTEALHHFGEVRVLSPGFDTGRWEAVAEGNIAQLHADLGNHRQAVDHGTRSALLRRRIGDADGEACALSAIARGWQGIGDHDTAIIHCRRAIALGRASLGSHDETLAWPLAVLATSLHHLGRRSEAIACWQEAAAIYTDRGLDADAAAMHHHIRTADHPLTGPYPADGIADRSLIR from the coding sequence ATGGACTTCCGTGTGCTCGGCGCGCTTGAGGTCTGGACAGGCTGTGGGCGGGTGCTGCTGCCGGGGGCGCGTCGTCAGCGGCTGTTGGCCGCTTTGCTGCTGGCACCGAACTCGGTGGTGCCGCTGTCCAGGCTCGTCGAGACGACCTGGGACGACGAGCCACCCGCCACCGCCGTCAAGCAGTTGCGGAACTCGGTCTCGGCGCTGCGGGATTGCTTGGGCGACACCGGCCAGGGGCTCATCCGCACCGAGGAACCCGGTTACCGGATCTGCGTCGGTGCGGAGCGGCTCGACTCGCTCCGGTTCGCCGCCGGGGTGGCCGACAGCCGCCGCCATGCCGCCGAGGGGAGGCTGGACCGGGCGACCCAGGCGATCCGGTCGGCACTGGGCCTCTGGCGTGGGCCCGCGCTCGACGGGCTGGGCACAGCGGCGCTGACCAGATCCGCCGCGCGATGGGACGAGCAGCGGCTTGGCGCGCTGGAGTTGTGTGCCAGATGGAGGACGGAACTCGGCGAGCACCACGAAGTCGTCGATGAGCTCGCGGACCTCGTGCACGACCATCCCCTGCGCGAAGGGCTGCACGCGCAGCTGATGACGACGCTGGACCACTGCGGCCGCCGCGCGGACGCGCTCCAGGTCTTCCACCGCCTCCGCACCAGTCTCGCCGAAGAACTCGGAGTCGGCCCCGGAGCCGATGTGCGGCGGCTGCACGAGCAGATCCTGCGGGGGGAATCCCGACCCCGCCGGGACGACGGCGCCCGGCCCTTCGGCGCCGTGCCTGCCCCGAGGAAGCCCTTCGCCGTCGCGTCACCGGTGCCCCGGCAACTGCCGCAGACGATTCGCGACTTCACCGGCCGCGCCGATCACCTGGACGCGCTCGACGCCCTGTTACCGACTGCCGGTGGGCAGGCCGTGGTGATCTCCGCACTCGACGGCTCGGGCGGAGTGGGCAAGACGACGCTCGCGGTGCACTGGGCCCACCGCGTCCAGGACCGGTTCCCGGACGGCACGTTGCACACCAATCTGCGCGGTTACGGTCCCGGCAGGCCCGCGAGCCCCGACGAGGTGCTCGACGATTTCCTGGTCGCGCTCGGCGTGCATCCGGCGGCGGTGCCCGCCGGGACCGGCGCCCGATCAGGACTGTTCCGCACGCTGGCGGCGGGGCGGCGGATGCTGATCGTGCTGGACAACGCCAACAGCGCCGAGCAGGTCCGGCCACTGCTGCCGGGGGCACCCGGGTGCATGGTGCTGGTGACCAGCCGCGACAGCCTCACCGGCCTGGTGGTCACCGAAGCCGCGCACCGGCTCACCCTCGACGTGCTGTCCCCGGCCGAGGCCCTGAGCCTGGTCGTCGGCATCATCGGCCCGACGCGGGCCCAAGCAGAGCCGGCCGCGGTGGAGGACCTGATCCGGCTGTGCGCGCGGCTGCCGCTGGCGCTGCGGATCGCCGCCGGGCGCGCGGCCGCGTACGAGCAGGTCTCCGTCGCCGACATCGTCACCGAGCTCGCCGAAGAGGACTCCAGACTGGACGCGCTGAGCTGGGGCCAGGACCCCTACGCGGCGGTCCGCAACGTACTCCAGTGGTCCTACGAACAACTGACCGCATCGCAGGCACAGCTGTTCCGGCGCCTCGGTCTGCACCCGGGTCCGGACATCTCGACGCCCGCCGCTGCGGCCCTCGCACATCGGCCGCCGCGCGAGACAAGGCAGTTGCTCAAGTCTCTGGCCGACGCGCATCTCATCGAACCGTCCGCGCACGACCGTTACCGCTTCCACGATCTGCTGCGCGCCTACGCGGACGAGTTGGCCGGTCCCCAGGACACCGAGGACGAGCGCCGGCACGCACTCGACGCGGTGCTCACCTGGTACACCCACACCGCTCACACCGCCGACCGGCGCCTCTACCCCACCTGCACACGCCTGGTGACACACCCCGCCGAGCCCGCTCATCCCCATCCCGTGGCCGACCGTGACCACGCCTGGGCCTGGTTCACCGCCGAACGGGCCAACCTGGTCGCCGCCCTGCACCACGCCGTCGACCGCGCCATGGACCGGTACGCCCTGCACCTCGTCGACGCTCTCGGGTTCCTCGTGCTCATGGGCGGCTGGGAGGAACGCATCGACACCGCCACCGCGGGTCTGCGCGCGGCGCGGCGGTCCGGCCGGACCGAGCACGAGGCCAACGTGCTGCTCGCTCGCGGGGAAGCGCTGGCGCACCTGCGGCATGCCGACGCCGAGCCGGACCTCGCCCGCGCCTGCGCACTCGCCCAGGACGTCGGCAACATCCACGTCCAGATCGCCGCCCGCACCGAACTCGGCCAACTGCTGCGTCGGCAGACCCGGTTCACCGAGGCACTGCACCACTTCGGCGAGGTGCGTGTGCTCAGCCCAGGGTTCGACACGGGACGGTGGGAAGCGGTGGCGGAAGGCAACATCGCCCAGCTCCACGCCGATCTCGGCAACCATCGGCAAGCCGTCGACCACGGCACCCGCAGCGCGCTGCTGCGCCGTCGGATCGGCGATGCCGACGGCGAGGCATGCGCGCTCTCGGCCATCGCCAGGGGCTGGCAGGGCATCGGCGACCACGACACGGCGATCATCCACTGCCGACGCGCGATCGCCCTCGGCCGCGCGTCCCTCGGGAGTCACGACGAGACCCTCGCCTGGCCTCTCGCCGTCCTCGCCACATCGCTGCACCACCTCGGACGCCGGAGCGAGGCCATCGCCTGCTGGCAGGAAGCCGCCGCGATCTACACCGACCGAGGGCTGGACGCCGACGCCGCCGCGATGCACCACCACATCCGAACGGCGGACCACCCGCTCACCGGGCCGTATCCCGCCGACGGCATCGCGGACCGAAGTCTCATCCGTTGA